One window of Tepidanaerobacter acetatoxydans Re1 genomic DNA carries:
- a CDS encoding DUF721 domain-containing protein, producing MEKIGTILLSSLKKTCIDKRLMEARIFTSYESMVGEKISKISKPTFMQNNTLFIGVENHVWLYQLYLLKPDLMYKINSKLPYPLVKDIKFQIRNIKKSEKPKAEDIEVKDDEDIKIPETCMKVIYNISCDINDEDLRRSFTRLMIKDMKNKIKKGEKDCSSI from the coding sequence GTGGAAAAGATAGGAACAATACTGCTGAGTTCTTTAAAAAAAACCTGCATAGATAAAAGGCTTATGGAAGCTAGAATTTTTACAAGCTATGAATCCATGGTGGGAGAAAAAATCTCAAAGATTTCAAAACCCACATTTATGCAAAACAACACCCTTTTTATAGGTGTGGAAAATCACGTATGGCTGTACCAGCTTTATTTACTAAAACCTGATTTGATGTATAAGATTAACTCAAAATTGCCGTATCCGTTGGTGAAGGATATCAAATTTCAAATCCGTAATATAAAAAAATCAGAAAAACCTAAAGCAGAAGATATCGAAGTTAAAGATGATGAAGACATTAAAATTCCTGAAACTTGCATGAAAGTGATATATAATATAAGTTGTGACATCAATGATGAAGACTTAAGAAGGAGCTTTACAAGGCTGATGATAAAAGATATGAAAAATAAAATAAAAAAGGGGGAGAAAGATTGTTCATCCATATAG
- the dnaN gene encoding DNA polymerase III subunit beta: MKIVISRNELASGISAVEKFVPSKTPISILTGIKFSAYDDFLCLSATNLDMGIEYKIKNESDKLSILEGGSIVIGSKILSEIVRRISENTVEFDIRENKAYISSGQFNMVLPCFDAMDFPEISRNNSSDGIRLRQSMFKDMIKRTIYARADDTTSRPQLTGALIDYKDNILNMVALDGFRIAWCCEQLNETEASDIREFKTIVPGDTLLEISRIFEDDEQAYFELYASKNSVEFLTEKFLITSRVLDGDFIDYKTVMQIKPKTTAIVPTDELRLAVERASVLAREGNTNNLVKFYIAENSIEVQVETELGRITDKVLCSTEGEEMLIAFNAGFFIDALKTIFSPKIKLHFSDETGPCIITALETDNHKNFILPVRLRGDNS; this comes from the coding sequence ATGAAAATTGTAATCAGCCGAAATGAACTCGCTTCAGGTATTTCTGCAGTTGAGAAATTTGTACCTTCGAAAACCCCTATATCAATACTTACCGGAATAAAGTTTTCAGCCTATGATGATTTTCTATGTCTATCAGCTACAAATCTTGACATGGGTATCGAATATAAAATCAAGAATGAATCTGACAAGCTAAGTATATTAGAAGGTGGAAGTATTGTAATTGGATCAAAAATTTTGTCGGAAATTGTTCGCCGAATATCCGAAAATACAGTGGAATTTGATATTCGCGAAAACAAGGCATATATATCATCAGGCCAATTTAACATGGTACTGCCCTGCTTTGATGCTATGGATTTTCCTGAAATTTCCAGAAATAATTCTTCTGATGGGATAAGACTAAGGCAAAGTATGTTTAAGGATATGATAAAAAGAACAATTTATGCACGAGCAGATGATACAACTTCTCGGCCGCAGTTAACAGGTGCTCTGATAGATTACAAAGACAATATTCTAAACATGGTAGCATTGGATGGATTTAGAATAGCTTGGTGCTGTGAGCAGTTAAATGAAACTGAAGCATCAGATATTAGAGAATTTAAAACTATAGTTCCAGGCGATACACTGCTTGAGATTTCAAGGATTTTTGAAGATGATGAACAAGCATATTTTGAATTATATGCAAGTAAGAACAGTGTAGAGTTTTTAACGGAAAAATTTCTAATAACGTCAAGGGTTTTAGATGGAGATTTTATTGATTACAAAACCGTTATGCAAATAAAACCCAAGACGACGGCAATTGTACCTACGGATGAACTCCGCTTGGCTGTAGAAAGAGCGAGTGTTCTTGCAAGAGAAGGTAATACCAATAATTTGGTAAAATTTTATATTGCAGAAAATTCTATAGAAGTTCAAGTGGAAACGGAATTGGGGCGCATCACTGATAAGGTTTTATGCAGCACAGAAGGTGAGGAAATGCTGATAGCCTTCAATGCAGGATTTTTTATTGATGCTCTAAAGACAATATTTTCACCTAAAATAAAATTGCATTTTTCCGATGAGACTGGGCCATGTATTATTACAGCTTTGGAAACTGATAATCACAAGAATTTTATTTTACCTGTAAGACTTAGAGGTGATAATTCTTGA
- a CDS encoding cyclic-di-AMP receptor, producing the protein MKLVMAVVQDNDAGRLIEKLSQKKFGLTKLASTGGFLKSGNTTLMIGVEEERLEELLAIIEKMCKPRKKIVTPLPAGPADAYVPYPVEVLVGGATVFILDVERFVKV; encoded by the coding sequence GTGAAACTCGTAATGGCGGTGGTACAAGACAATGATGCAGGCCGGTTGATTGAAAAATTAAGCCAAAAGAAATTTGGATTAACAAAGCTGGCAAGTACAGGAGGTTTTCTAAAAAGCGGTAACACAACACTGATGATTGGTGTAGAAGAGGAAAGGCTTGAAGAGCTTTTGGCTATCATAGAAAAAATGTGTAAGCCGAGGAAAAAAATTGTAACACCACTTCCGGCAGGCCCTGCTGATGCCTATGTACCATATCCGGTTGAAGTATTAGTAGGAGGTGCCACGGTTTTCATATTGGATGTGGAAAGGTTTGTTAAGGTATGA
- a CDS encoding aminotransferase class I/II-fold pyridoxal phosphate-dependent enzyme, with amino-acid sequence MKKKVNKHIEAPLLDILKKYANTDSVRFHMPGHKARAAGHIFEEFKQNLFKWDVTEIPGLDDLHQPRGPIKRAQEKLAELYGADKSFFLVNGATSGVIAMMGAAIAPDDEILISRASHRSVLSGLIITGGRPVYVMPERWQELGVYTQVSSKAVAKALEQNPKIKAVLLTNPVYQGFCPDLGAISKLVCSSNKILLVDEAHGPHFGFNSGLPMCAGKVADAWVQSPHKMLTSFTQSAWLHVKGNKIDQNRLQDFLRLMTTTSPSYILMASLDASRAVMELDGKALAKRALALADKARYGINKFTPFYCIGPEVKGKNGIYDIDLSRLMVNVSQAGYTGYQVEKILRKRFKIYAEYADLYNIYFLITFSNNSRDINCLVKALSSLKAKTKIPKSIIWPDKLPNKALEPKTAFYSIGEYVPLKQSLGRVIKEALVPYPPGVPLLMPGEIMEKEHIEVLTALLKSGGYCQGVTSEGFICVVSNA; translated from the coding sequence TTGAAAAAAAAGGTAAATAAGCATATAGAAGCACCGCTTTTAGATATACTGAAAAAATATGCAAATACAGATTCAGTTAGATTCCATATGCCCGGCCATAAGGCAAGAGCAGCGGGGCATATATTTGAGGAATTTAAGCAAAATCTGTTCAAATGGGATGTTACGGAAATCCCGGGCCTGGATGACCTTCATCAGCCCAGAGGCCCTATAAAACGAGCACAAGAAAAGCTTGCTGAGCTTTATGGCGCAGACAAATCATTTTTTTTGGTAAATGGTGCTACATCAGGTGTTATTGCTATGATGGGAGCGGCAATCGCACCGGATGATGAAATTTTAATTTCCAGAGCAAGTCACAGGTCAGTCCTGTCAGGCTTAATTATCACAGGTGGGCGGCCGGTTTATGTAATGCCGGAACGATGGCAGGAGTTAGGCGTTTATACGCAAGTAAGTTCAAAGGCTGTAGCTAAAGCACTGGAACAAAATCCTAAAATCAAGGCAGTACTGCTGACAAATCCCGTATACCAGGGATTTTGCCCAGACCTTGGTGCAATTTCTAAGCTTGTCTGCAGCAGCAATAAGATTCTACTTGTGGATGAAGCCCACGGGCCGCACTTTGGTTTTAATTCCGGGCTTCCGATGTGTGCCGGTAAGGTTGCCGATGCATGGGTTCAAAGCCCTCACAAGATGCTGACATCTTTTACGCAAAGTGCCTGGCTGCATGTAAAAGGCAATAAAATTGACCAAAACCGCCTTCAGGATTTCTTACGTCTTATGACAACTACCAGCCCATCGTATATTTTAATGGCATCACTTGATGCATCACGAGCTGTAATGGAGCTTGATGGCAAAGCTTTAGCAAAAAGGGCTTTGGCTTTGGCTGATAAAGCAAGGTACGGCATCAACAAATTTACTCCGTTTTATTGTATAGGACCTGAGGTTAAGGGTAAAAACGGCATTTACGATATAGACTTATCTAGACTTATGGTAAATGTTTCGCAAGCAGGTTATACGGGATACCAGGTGGAAAAAATTCTTCGAAAGCGGTTTAAGATATACGCTGAATATGCGGATTTGTATAATATTTACTTTTTAATAACATTTTCTAATAACAGCAGAGATATAAACTGCCTTGTAAAAGCACTTTCCTCACTAAAAGCCAAAACAAAAATACCCAAATCCATAATTTGGCCGGATAAACTGCCTAATAAGGCATTAGAGCCGAAAACAGCTTTTTATTCTATCGGAGAATATGTGCCGTTGAAGCAATCCCTAGGACGTGTAATAAAAGAGGCATTGGTCCCGTATCCTCCCGGAGTACCACTGCTCATGCCCGGCGAGATTATGGAAAAAGAGCATATAGAGGTGTTAACCGCTCTATTAAAGTCCGGAGGCTACTGCCAGGGCGTAACTTCAGAAGGCTTTATCTGCGTGGTATCCAATGCCTAA
- the remB gene encoding extracellular matrix regulator RemB — MFIHIGGDEVVLTKDVIMILDKTALCAKDTSEFLQVSREEGFVTEDENLYNNVRENKKTAVILDKKILFSPISATTLSKRADFIKNLK, encoded by the coding sequence TTGTTCATCCATATAGGCGGAGATGAAGTAGTTTTAACAAAAGATGTGATAATGATTCTTGATAAAACTGCTCTTTGTGCCAAGGATACGTCGGAATTTCTACAGGTATCTCGTGAAGAAGGATTTGTAACGGAAGATGAAAATTTATATAATAATGTCCGAGAAAATAAAAAAACAGCAGTGATATTGGATAAGAAGATATTATTTTCACCTATTTCCGCCACTACACTTTCAAAAAGGGCGGATTTTATAAAGAATCTTAAATAG
- a CDS encoding YaaR family protein — translation MRVSLSPEFGLPKDLLIHKEQSGQKFSEQLNVAEKTHLKYQMDLEFNAINEIGQRLCKKMLLKDLKEYRQRIAEFLKICISQGFSFKENYFQTRYGRSKVLSMIKIVNQKLIDLAQELLLENRDSLKVMALVDEISGLLLDIYA, via the coding sequence ATGAGAGTGAGCTTATCGCCGGAATTTGGTTTGCCTAAGGATTTATTAATTCATAAAGAGCAAAGCGGTCAGAAATTTTCCGAACAGTTAAATGTTGCTGAAAAGACCCATTTAAAATATCAAATGGATTTAGAGTTTAATGCAATTAATGAAATTGGCCAGCGACTTTGTAAAAAGATGTTACTTAAAGATTTAAAAGAGTATAGACAGAGGATAGCTGAGTTTTTAAAAATATGTATTTCTCAAGGTTTTTCTTTTAAGGAAAACTACTTTCAAACTCGCTATGGCCGCAGCAAAGTCCTGTCAATGATTAAAATTGTAAATCAAAAACTGATTGATTTGGCGCAAGAGCTGCTTTTGGAAAATAGGGATTCATTGAAGGTAATGGCTTTAGTCGATGAAATCAGCGGTTTGTTGCTTGATATTTATGCTTGA
- the gyrB gene encoding DNA topoisomerase (ATP-hydrolyzing) subunit B, with translation MEKKNVYDENKIEVLEGIEHVRLRPGMYIGSTDSRGLHHLVYEVVDNSIDEAMAGYCKNIKVTINKDNSVTVEDDGRGIPVKIQPKVGKSALEVALTMLHAGGKFNSGGYKVSGGLHGVGVSVVNALSSWMEVEVKRDGGIFYQKYERGKPVTDVIRKGDTEETGTKITFMPDNEIFEDTVFSQDILTQRLREQAFLNRGIRIELFDERTGNSNVFHYEGGIVSFVKYLNRKRDVLHEKPIYMSAARDDMEVEVAMQYNDSYLETVLTFANNINTHEGGTHLSGFRTALTRSMNDYMRKMNLLKEQDANLSGEDVREGLTAVISVKLTNPQFEGQTKTKLGNSEIRSLVDTVVGEGISRFLEENPAIARVIVEKALGAARAREAARKARELTRRKTALEHTTLPGKLADCRERDPRLCELYLVEGDSAGGSAKQGRDPQIQAILPLRGKILNVEKARMDKILNNEEIRSMITALGTGIGEEFDIEKLRYHKIILMADADVDGAHIRTLLLTFFYRYMQPLIEAGKIYIAQPPLYRVVLGKKDYYAFDDLELSKILESLGNSRERAEIKRFKGLGEMAAEQLWETTMNPETRTILKVSLEDAVAADEIFTILMGDKVEPRRQFIFEHAAEVQNLDI, from the coding sequence TTGGAAAAAAAGAATGTTTATGATGAAAATAAAATAGAAGTTTTAGAGGGCATTGAGCATGTAAGACTCAGGCCCGGCATGTATATAGGTTCTACCGACAGCCGAGGTCTACATCATTTGGTGTACGAAGTTGTGGATAACAGTATTGATGAGGCCATGGCCGGGTATTGCAAAAATATTAAGGTAACCATAAACAAGGATAATTCCGTTACCGTGGAAGATGATGGCAGAGGTATTCCGGTAAAAATCCAGCCAAAAGTAGGTAAATCGGCATTGGAAGTAGCACTTACTATGCTGCATGCCGGCGGAAAGTTTAACAGCGGAGGCTACAAGGTATCCGGAGGTCTTCACGGTGTAGGAGTTTCAGTGGTCAATGCCCTGTCTAGCTGGATGGAAGTGGAGGTAAAGCGCGATGGAGGCATCTTCTATCAAAAATATGAACGAGGTAAACCGGTAACAGATGTAATCAGAAAAGGAGATACTGAAGAAACAGGCACTAAAATAACTTTTATGCCTGATAATGAGATTTTTGAAGATACCGTCTTTTCTCAAGATATATTGACACAGCGATTAAGAGAGCAAGCTTTTCTAAACAGAGGTATAAGGATTGAGCTTTTTGATGAACGAACAGGTAATTCCAATGTGTTTCATTATGAGGGTGGTATAGTATCTTTTGTCAAGTATTTGAATCGGAAAAGGGATGTTCTGCATGAAAAACCTATCTACATGAGTGCTGCTCGAGATGATATGGAAGTTGAAGTGGCCATGCAGTATAATGATTCGTATTTAGAAACAGTGCTTACCTTTGCAAATAATATTAATACACATGAAGGCGGTACACATCTGAGCGGATTTCGTACAGCCCTTACCCGCAGTATGAATGATTATATGCGCAAGATGAATTTGTTAAAAGAGCAGGATGCAAATCTTTCCGGCGAGGATGTAAGGGAAGGGCTGACTGCGGTAATCAGTGTCAAGCTTACAAATCCTCAGTTCGAAGGTCAAACAAAGACCAAACTGGGCAACAGCGAAATTCGCAGCCTTGTTGATACTGTAGTAGGTGAGGGAATATCCCGGTTTTTAGAGGAAAATCCTGCCATAGCAAGGGTTATAGTGGAAAAGGCTTTGGGAGCAGCAAGAGCACGGGAGGCTGCCCGTAAAGCCCGGGAACTTACACGCCGTAAAACTGCTCTAGAACATACAACGCTGCCGGGGAAGTTAGCTGATTGCCGAGAAAGAGATCCCAGACTTTGCGAGCTATACCTGGTGGAAGGTGATTCTGCCGGAGGTTCCGCAAAGCAAGGACGAGATCCTCAAATTCAGGCTATACTGCCGCTGAGAGGCAAGATACTCAATGTAGAAAAAGCACGAATGGATAAGATTTTAAACAATGAAGAAATCAGGTCAATGATTACTGCACTGGGAACAGGCATTGGTGAGGAGTTTGATATAGAAAAACTGCGCTATCATAAGATAATCCTTATGGCTGATGCTGATGTAGACGGTGCACATATTCGTACCTTACTGCTTACATTTTTTTATAGATACATGCAGCCGCTTATTGAAGCAGGTAAGATATACATTGCCCAGCCGCCTCTATACAGAGTGGTTTTAGGTAAAAAGGATTACTATGCCTTTGATGACTTGGAGCTTTCAAAAATATTGGAAAGTCTTGGAAACAGCAGGGAAAGAGCCGAAATCAAGCGATTCAAAGGTCTTGGTGAAATGGCGGCAGAGCAGCTTTGGGAAACTACCATGAATCCCGAAACGCGCACCATTTTAAAAGTCAGTTTAGAAGATGCGGTAGCTGCTGATGAAATTTTTACAATACTTATGGGAGACAAGGTGGAACCTAGGCGGCAGTTTATCTTTGAACATGCGGCAGAGGTTCAAAATCTTGATATATAG
- the tmk gene encoding dTMP kinase — MKGKLITIEGPDGAGKTTQVKKISEYLRTKGFKVLVTREPGGTSLGEKLRKLLLTLEGESPVPEAEALIYAASRAQLVKKVIVPALEDGYIVLCDRFVDSSLAYQGWARGLGIKELTDINGWFLKNNWPDLTIILDVDPSQSLKRLRKEKDRLESENLEFHKKVREGFLKVHSMYPNRTRLVDASQNPEHVFESVLFEIEKSGIIKI, encoded by the coding sequence GTGAAAGGTAAACTTATAACCATCGAAGGCCCTGATGGGGCAGGCAAGACTACCCAAGTAAAGAAAATCAGCGAATATTTAAGAACAAAGGGTTTTAAGGTATTGGTAACTCGAGAGCCGGGAGGCACTTCACTGGGAGAAAAACTTAGAAAACTGCTGCTGACTCTGGAAGGAGAAAGTCCGGTACCTGAGGCGGAAGCACTGATATATGCAGCTTCAAGAGCGCAACTTGTAAAAAAAGTTATTGTTCCGGCATTAGAAGACGGCTATATAGTCTTATGCGACAGATTTGTAGATTCAAGTTTGGCTTATCAAGGCTGGGCCAGAGGATTAGGAATAAAGGAACTTACGGATATCAACGGATGGTTTTTAAAAAATAATTGGCCGGACTTGACTATAATCCTTGATGTAGACCCAAGTCAGTCATTAAAACGACTTCGCAAAGAAAAGGATCGATTAGAAAGCGAGAACTTGGAATTTCATAAAAAAGTCAGAGAAGGATTTTTAAAGGTGCACAGCATGTACCCCAATAGAACAAGATTAGTAGATGCTTCCCAAAACCCGGAGCATGTATTTGAATCCGTATTGTTTGAGATTGAAAAATCAGGTATAATAAAAATATAA
- the recF gene encoding DNA replication/repair protein RecF (All proteins in this family for which functions are known are DNA-binding proteins that assist the filamentation of RecA onto DNA for the initiation of recombination or recombinational repair.), with product MYLYNLRLYDFRNFLELDLEFKNGINIFYGDNAQGKTNLLEAIYFITELRATRAFREQEVIRYDQPLAFLKGLFSTKAGDIDRQVTIYRNQKKEVKEGENKKSRWSELDPSISAVYFSPEDIDLVKGEPSLRRRFIDNLIYRIRPSFYKYLQGYQRVLTQRNTLLKTIKIKPGMTKTLDPWDEQLSELGSQLINERLKMLQRISSLSQDYFKTFTHKRNDLRISYRSEIDFSNPELIKADYKNKLILNREKDINRSFTSVGPHRDDIDFFIDGKNIKHYASQGQQRLTVLCLMFAQRNLLYTEKGEYPILLLDDVMSELDIHRRQLILGQENHQVFITTTDLKFIPEEILEKSFLYPIKAGTLG from the coding sequence GTGTATCTTTATAATTTAAGGTTATATGATTTTCGAAACTTTTTAGAATTGGATCTTGAATTTAAAAATGGAATTAATATTTTTTACGGGGATAATGCTCAAGGAAAGACCAATTTACTAGAGGCTATTTATTTTATAACAGAACTGAGAGCTACTCGAGCCTTTAGAGAGCAGGAAGTAATCAGGTATGATCAGCCGCTGGCTTTTTTAAAAGGGTTATTTAGTACAAAAGCAGGTGATATCGACAGACAAGTTACTATATACCGCAATCAAAAAAAGGAAGTTAAAGAGGGTGAAAACAAAAAAAGCCGATGGTCGGAACTTGATCCGAGTATAAGTGCGGTTTATTTCTCACCGGAGGACATTGACTTAGTCAAGGGCGAACCATCACTTCGCCGAAGATTTATAGATAATCTAATATACCGGATAAGGCCAAGCTTTTATAAATATTTACAAGGATACCAGCGGGTGCTTACGCAGCGAAATACACTTTTAAAGACTATAAAGATTAAACCAGGTATGACAAAAACTCTGGATCCTTGGGATGAACAGCTGTCAGAACTTGGCTCGCAGCTGATAAATGAAAGACTTAAGATGCTGCAAAGGATATCATCCTTATCGCAAGATTATTTTAAAACATTTACACATAAGCGGAATGATTTAAGAATCAGCTATCGAAGTGAGATTGATTTTAGTAATCCTGAACTAATTAAAGCAGATTATAAAAATAAGCTCATATTAAACAGGGAAAAAGACATAAACAGAAGTTTTACATCTGTTGGTCCTCACAGGGATGATATAGATTTTTTTATCGACGGGAAAAATATAAAACACTATGCCTCACAAGGTCAGCAAAGATTAACAGTTTTATGTTTAATGTTTGCCCAGAGAAATCTTTTATACACCGAAAAAGGCGAGTATCCGATACTGCTTTTAGATGATGTTATGTCGGAGCTTGACATACATCGCAGGCAGCTTATCTTGGGACAAGAGAATCATCAAGTATTTATTACGACAACCGATTTAAAATTCATTCCGGAGGAAATATTAGAAAAAAGCTTTTTATATCCGATAAAAGCTGGCACATTGGGGTGA
- a CDS encoding RNA-binding S4 domain-containing protein, whose translation MKEIFINTETINLDQFLKWSGIFSTGGEAKIAITEGNVKVNGEIETKRSRKLKVSDMVEVNGNRLLVNRR comes from the coding sequence TTGAAAGAAATTTTTATAAACACTGAAACGATTAATCTCGACCAATTTTTAAAATGGTCGGGGATTTTTTCCACCGGCGGTGAAGCCAAAATTGCAATAACAGAAGGCAATGTAAAAGTAAATGGTGAAATAGAAACCAAAAGGTCTAGAAAACTCAAAGTTTCTGATATGGTAGAAGTTAACGGTAACCGGCTGCTGGTGAACCGGAGGTAA
- the gyrA gene encoding DNA gyrase subunit A gives MAEPKGKIIPVKIEEEMKKSYIDYSMSVIVGRALPDVRDGLKPIHRRILYAMSQLSLTPDKPHRKSATIVGEVMGNYHPHGDAAIYDAMVRLAQDFSTRYLLVDGHGNFGSIDGDPAAAMRYTEARMTRISLEMLSDLNKDTVDFIPNYDESLDEPSVLPARFPNLLVNGSSGIAVGMATNIPPHNLSEVIDGVIMMIDNPDVTVEELMQVIKGPDFPTGGIIKGYSGIKDMYTTGRGSVVMRAKATIEAMDATRHRIIVTEIPYMVNKARMVEKIAELVRDKKIEGISDLRDESDRKGIRIVMDLKRDANPHIILNQLYKHTQMQSTFGAIMLALVDNKPRVLNLREMIYYYLEHQKDVIVRRTKFDLAKAQERIHILEGLKIALDHIDEVIAIIRGSKDDVTARDALIKNFGLSEKQAQVILDMRLKRLTALEREKIDEEYAELLKKIDYYQKILSDEKIVLSIIKEELIQIKQKYGDERRTHITHDEGDFDIEDLIVEEDIVITQTHFGYVKRQPISAYRSQRRGGRGVTGITTREEDFVEHIFVGTTHHVVMFFTNKGNVYKLKAYEIPDTSRTARGTAIVNLLPLKPDERVNTMITIKDFDEARYLIFATKNGIVKKTLLSEYASSRRTGLIAITLKDDDELIGVRLVDRNEEIILGTHNGMSIRFSVNDVSSTGRTSQGVKGINLRSDDKVVSMDIVREGHDVLVVTEKGFGKRIDEKEFRCQARGGRGVIIQKITDKTGPLAGLRVVGENDEIMLCTSSGIMIRLLTSEISKMSRNTMGVTLIKLEQDDFLASMAVVTED, from the coding sequence ATGGCTGAACCAAAAGGAAAGATTATACCGGTTAAAATTGAAGAAGAAATGAAAAAATCATATATAGATTATTCCATGAGTGTTATTGTAGGTAGGGCTTTACCCGATGTAAGAGATGGTTTAAAACCCATTCATCGCAGAATTCTTTATGCAATGAGCCAGCTCTCTCTCACACCTGATAAACCTCACAGGAAATCCGCCACAATCGTGGGAGAGGTTATGGGTAATTATCACCCACATGGAGACGCTGCCATATATGATGCTATGGTGCGCTTGGCTCAGGATTTTTCCACCAGATACCTGCTGGTAGACGGGCATGGCAATTTTGGCTCAATAGATGGGGACCCGGCTGCGGCCATGAGGTATACGGAAGCTCGAATGACCAGAATATCTCTGGAGATGCTTTCTGACTTAAATAAGGATACGGTTGATTTTATACCCAATTATGATGAATCACTAGATGAACCCAGTGTGCTGCCTGCACGCTTCCCCAATCTTTTAGTAAACGGTTCTTCGGGTATTGCTGTGGGCATGGCTACCAATATACCGCCGCATAATCTTTCGGAGGTTATAGACGGCGTTATAATGATGATAGATAATCCTGATGTAACAGTAGAAGAACTGATGCAGGTTATTAAAGGACCGGATTTTCCCACAGGCGGAATAATAAAAGGATACAGCGGCATTAAAGATATGTATACAACAGGCAGGGGTTCTGTTGTAATGAGGGCTAAAGCCACTATCGAAGCTATGGACGCCACACGACATCGCATTATAGTTACCGAGATACCATATATGGTCAATAAGGCGCGAATGGTGGAAAAAATTGCGGAATTGGTTAGGGATAAAAAAATCGAAGGCATATCCGACCTTAGAGATGAGAGTGACCGTAAAGGAATCCGCATCGTGATGGATTTGAAAAGAGATGCAAATCCCCACATAATTTTGAACCAACTTTATAAACACACACAAATGCAAAGCACATTTGGTGCCATTATGCTGGCTCTTGTAGATAATAAACCGCGCGTGCTTAATCTGCGTGAGATGATTTATTACTATCTTGAACATCAGAAGGATGTTATCGTAAGAAGGACAAAATTTGATTTAGCCAAAGCTCAAGAAAGGATACACATTTTAGAAGGATTAAAGATAGCCCTTGACCATATCGATGAGGTAATCGCTATCATAAGAGGTTCTAAGGATGACGTTACAGCAAGGGATGCACTTATAAAGAATTTTGGTCTTAGTGAAAAACAGGCACAGGTTATACTTGATATGAGGCTTAAACGCCTTACCGCTTTGGAGCGAGAAAAGATTGATGAAGAGTATGCCGAACTCTTAAAGAAAATAGACTACTATCAAAAAATACTTTCAGATGAAAAAATAGTTTTATCCATTATCAAGGAAGAGCTTATCCAGATAAAACAAAAATATGGCGATGAGCGCAGAACTCACATAACTCATGATGAAGGCGATTTTGATATAGAAGATTTGATAGTTGAGGAAGATATAGTTATAACACAGACCCATTTCGGGTATGTGAAGCGCCAGCCAATTTCCGCATATCGCAGTCAGCGCCGAGGAGGCCGGGGAGTAACGGGAATTACCACTCGGGAAGAAGATTTCGTGGAACATATCTTTGTAGGTACAACTCATCATGTTGTAATGTTCTTTACAAACAAAGGAAATGTATACAAACTAAAGGCGTATGAAATCCCCGATACCAGTCGAACCGCACGAGGCACTGCCATAGTTAACCTGCTGCCGTTAAAACCCGATGAAAGAGTCAACACGATGATAACCATCAAGGATTTTGATGAGGCGCGTTATTTAATTTTTGCTACCAAAAACGGCATCGTTAAAAAGACGCTGCTTTCCGAGTATGCAAGTTCACGACGAACCGGCCTAATAGCTATAACCTTGAAAGATGATGATGAGCTGATAGGGGTTAGACTGGTTGATCGAAATGAGGAGATAATTTTAGGCACACACAACGGTATGAGCATAAGATTTTCAGTAAATGATGTAAGCTCAACGGGACGCACATCTCAGGGAGTCAAGGGCATCAATCTTCGTTCCGATGACAAAGTGGTGTCAATGGACATTGTTCGGGAAGGTCATGATGTGTTGGTTGTTACCGAAAAGGGTTTCGGTAAGCGCATTGACGAGAAGGAATTCAGATGTCAGGCACGGGGAGGCAGAGGCGTAATAATACAAAAGATAACCGATAAGACCGGACCACTGGCAGGGTTAAGAGTTGTTGGAGAAAATGATGAGATAATGCTCTGTACCAGCTCCGGAATTATGATTCGCCTTTTGACTTCTGAAATATCCAAAATGAGTAGGAATACAATGGGTGTAACATTGATAAAGCTTGAGCAGGACGATTTTTTAGCATCTATGGCGGTAGTTACTGAAGACTAA